A genomic window from Slackia heliotrinireducens DSM 20476 includes:
- a CDS encoding VanZ family protein — protein MHRPDDIPKRTAPATWVVVLSWIAVAAVAIAIFAASAQTGDDLDDGTGILSVVKDWLASVAAQLAGHEVDVSPIGHFTEYLLFGTALCNALRWHMPLQRAWVYALIIASCYGVTDEFHQLFVPDRACDPADWLVDTVAAGIGAFATRSWLLKRR, from the coding sequence ATGCATCGGCCCGACGACATACCCAAACGCACTGCACCCGCCACCTGGGTGGTGGTGCTGTCGTGGATCGCCGTCGCGGCAGTGGCGATTGCCATATTCGCCGCCAGCGCCCAGACGGGCGACGACCTCGACGACGGCACGGGCATTCTGTCCGTCGTGAAGGATTGGCTCGCCTCCGTGGCGGCGCAGCTTGCGGGGCACGAGGTGGACGTCTCCCCCATCGGGCATTTCACGGAGTACCTGCTGTTCGGCACGGCGCTGTGCAACGCCTTGCGCTGGCACATGCCGTTGCAGCGGGCTTGGGTGTATGCCCTGATCATCGCGTCGTGCTACGGTGTGACCGACGAGTTCCACCAGCTGTTCGTCCCCGACCGCGCCTGCGACCCCGCCGATTGGCTTGTCGACACCGTGGCCGCGGGTATCGGTGCCTTCGCCACCAGAAGCTGGCTGCTTAAGCGCCGATGA
- a CDS encoding nitroreductase family protein, producing MKTMEAIEERFSCRAYSDKSIPDAVIQALQNEIQVINDDNDLNFQLYGALEDGSPAFSLSQQMFAGTAPWFAALVGPDTDLGKEQVGYFGECLVLLATQLGLGTCWVAGTFDRSAAKFEAREGDVLHDIIPLGYAAEKTPLKQRTVRAALRKRDKKPGAMLKGVNWDDAPAWIKDAIESVILGPSAVNEQPVVFEIDADGVVRATVPTIKSGLELTDLGIAKLHFQLAAGNSGIAGAWEWGDGGRFLLA from the coding sequence ATGAAGACCATGGAGGCCATCGAAGAACGCTTTTCCTGCCGTGCTTACTCCGACAAGTCCATCCCGGATGCCGTCATACAAGCGTTGCAGAACGAAATCCAGGTCATCAACGACGACAACGATCTGAACTTCCAGCTCTACGGCGCGCTCGAAGACGGCTCGCCTGCATTCAGCCTGTCGCAGCAGATGTTCGCGGGAACGGCCCCATGGTTCGCAGCCCTCGTAGGCCCCGACACCGACCTGGGCAAAGAGCAGGTCGGATACTTCGGCGAATGCCTGGTGCTCCTGGCCACGCAGCTGGGGCTGGGAACGTGCTGGGTGGCCGGCACCTTCGACCGCTCCGCTGCGAAATTCGAAGCGCGTGAAGGCGATGTGCTGCACGACATCATCCCCTTGGGATACGCCGCTGAGAAAACGCCTCTGAAGCAACGCACCGTCCGCGCCGCCCTGCGCAAGCGTGATAAGAAGCCCGGGGCTATGCTTAAGGGTGTGAACTGGGACGATGCACCCGCCTGGATAAAAGACGCCATCGAAAGCGTTATCCTGGGACCTTCCGCCGTCAACGAGCAGCCCGTCGTGTTCGAGATCGATGCAGACGGGGTGGTGCGGGCCACTGTCCCCACCATCAAGTCCGGGTTGGAGCTGACGGACCTGGGCATCGCCAAGCTTCATTTCCAGCTCGCCGCAGGAAACTCAGGCATAGCCGGTGCCTGGGAATGGGGCGACGGCGGCCGGTTCCTCCTGGCATAG
- a CDS encoding sensor histidine kinase, with protein MFGKRAKTPDRSATDAELSTAKGRNDLVFYLVSRFIVVLLCVVAAESFVAWAENAVLAPVLTGLLEGSADTAPQDTTSAIALLGWLFNLFSSIAQARYAQVASMASQSLAVVFAILLLALLAVPLFAGALVFSRLVVRKVGELQARREEELALLEQRRSRFMTDVAHDLRTPVMAISGMVHAMRDGLVHDTAMQDEYLQAICDKSDKLGNLVSSVFDYAKLGGGTFELHQEPVDLPQLLLNEAAAAYTDVEEAGMEFSIHVPEDRCVVQADPVQLARVVANLITNAVRHNGPGTEVSLILVQQGGIAFVMVADTGEPIMEDPETLFEPFTQGDSSRSKSGGSGLGLSICKRIMDMHGFDLGVSQPYGRFTKAFVLQCPVEG; from the coding sequence ATGTTCGGCAAGCGTGCGAAAACACCCGACCGCTCGGCGACCGATGCCGAGCTTTCCACGGCGAAGGGCAGAAACGACCTGGTGTTCTACCTGGTGAGCCGTTTCATCGTTGTGCTGCTGTGCGTCGTGGCGGCCGAATCGTTTGTGGCGTGGGCGGAAAATGCGGTGCTGGCCCCCGTGTTGACGGGGCTGTTGGAAGGATCGGCCGACACGGCTCCGCAGGACACCACATCGGCCATTGCGTTGCTGGGCTGGCTGTTCAACCTGTTCTCATCCATCGCCCAGGCGCGGTACGCCCAAGTGGCTTCGATGGCTTCGCAATCGTTGGCGGTGGTGTTCGCCATCCTGCTTTTGGCGCTGCTGGCCGTTCCGCTGTTCGCAGGCGCCCTGGTGTTCTCGCGTCTGGTCGTGCGCAAGGTTGGGGAGCTTCAGGCACGACGTGAGGAGGAGCTGGCCCTCCTCGAGCAGCGCCGCAGCCGGTTCATGACCGATGTGGCCCATGACCTGCGCACGCCCGTGATGGCCATCTCGGGGATGGTGCACGCGATGCGTGACGGGCTGGTGCACGATACGGCCATGCAGGACGAGTACCTGCAGGCGATCTGCGACAAGTCCGACAAGCTGGGCAACCTTGTGAGCTCGGTTTTCGACTACGCCAAGCTGGGCGGAGGCACGTTCGAGCTGCACCAAGAGCCCGTCGATTTGCCGCAACTTCTGCTGAACGAGGCGGCAGCGGCCTATACCGATGTGGAGGAGGCCGGCATGGAGTTCTCCATCCACGTGCCGGAGGACCGATGCGTGGTCCAAGCCGATCCCGTGCAGCTTGCGCGCGTGGTCGCGAACCTGATAACCAATGCGGTGCGTCATAACGGGCCCGGCACCGAGGTCTCCCTTATTCTGGTGCAGCAGGGCGGCATCGCCTTCGTCATGGTGGCGGACACCGGCGAGCCGATCATGGAGGATCCGGAAACGCTGTTCGAGCCCTTCACCCAGGGCGACTCCTCACGCTCGAAATCGGGCGGCAGCGGCCTGGGGCTTTCGATCTGCAAGCGCATAATGGACATGCATGGCTTCGACCTAGGGGTATCGCAACCCTACGGTCGTTTCACCAAGGCATTCGTGCTCCAGTGCCCCGTCGAGGGGTAG
- a CDS encoding response regulator transcription factor, translating into MPYTILVADDERDIRSVLRLYLEDAGYNVVEAADGKQALDVLLTQPVDVCLLDIMMPEMDGYQVLKRLRETSDVPVIVVSAKGQDPEKILGLNLGADDYMVKPFNPLEAVARVNTNIRRLKGMAAAQPKRPAKVLRCRNLELDQEACALTCNGEPVELTSVEYRIMAMFMQHPGRVFTKQQIYECGWDEDYVAAENSVMVCMSRLRSKLGDDGQEAIKTIRGLGYRLEK; encoded by the coding sequence ATGCCGTATACGATTCTTGTCGCCGATGACGAGCGGGACATCCGCAGCGTGCTGCGCCTGTATCTGGAGGATGCGGGTTACAACGTGGTCGAGGCCGCCGACGGCAAGCAGGCGCTGGATGTGCTGCTCACGCAACCCGTCGACGTGTGCCTGCTCGACATCATGATGCCCGAAATGGACGGCTACCAGGTGCTCAAGCGCCTGCGCGAGACCAGCGACGTGCCCGTTATCGTCGTGAGCGCCAAGGGCCAGGACCCGGAGAAGATCCTGGGCCTCAACCTGGGTGCGGACGACTACATGGTTAAACCCTTCAACCCGCTGGAGGCGGTGGCCCGGGTGAACACCAACATCCGCCGCTTGAAGGGCATGGCCGCCGCGCAGCCGAAGCGCCCCGCGAAGGTGCTGCGCTGCCGGAATCTGGAGCTTGACCAGGAGGCCTGCGCGCTCACGTGCAACGGCGAGCCGGTGGAGCTCACGTCGGTCGAGTACCGCATCATGGCCATGTTCATGCAGCATCCCGGCCGCGTGTTCACCAAGCAGCAGATTTACGAATGCGGCTGGGACGAGGATTACGTTGCCGCGGAGAACAGCGTCATGGTGTGCATGAGCCGCCTGCGATCGAAGCTCGGCGACGACGGCCAGGAAGCCATCAAGACCATCCGCGGCCTCGGATACCGTTTGGAGAAATAG
- a CDS encoding DUF975 family protein, protein MWTRKELKEKGKWALKQNYWKAVLVGLLLMAISGSLFGGPAPGGSPIDDDNYTIETEADSVSVVDTENDLAYEIYTDSPMAGPEVAVLAASFGLVLLLVFAVLLVMSFFIFNPLMVGVQRFFLRDLNQRALVKEVAYGFDNNYRENVKTMFFRDLFIFLWSLLLIIPGIVKSYEYRMIPYLLADDPTMTKDVAFAESKRMMTGQKWNAFVLDLSFIGWCILSIFTLGILSIFYVAPYQAHTNAALYEKLRYGMPAPESVAAAPQPAAADPTAAAAAPVFVPAAQPPVPSFAATDAPVATQAENGESPVAPDGPQA, encoded by the coding sequence ATGTGGACCAGGAAAGAATTGAAGGAAAAGGGCAAATGGGCCCTGAAGCAGAACTATTGGAAAGCCGTGCTGGTCGGGTTGCTGCTGATGGCGATTTCCGGCAGCTTGTTCGGCGGCCCCGCACCTGGAGGCTCGCCGATCGATGATGACAATTACACCATCGAGACCGAAGCCGACAGCGTATCCGTCGTCGATACCGAAAACGACCTTGCCTACGAGATCTACACCGATTCGCCCATGGCGGGCCCCGAAGTCGCCGTTCTCGCCGCTAGCTTCGGCCTCGTGCTCTTGCTGGTGTTCGCAGTCCTCCTGGTGATGAGCTTCTTTATCTTCAACCCGCTCATGGTGGGTGTCCAGAGGTTCTTCCTGCGCGATTTGAACCAGCGGGCCCTGGTCAAAGAGGTTGCCTACGGTTTTGACAACAATTACCGCGAGAATGTGAAGACCATGTTCTTCCGTGACCTGTTCATCTTCCTGTGGAGCCTGCTGCTCATCATCCCCGGCATCGTCAAGTCGTATGAGTACCGTATGATTCCGTACCTGCTTGCCGACGATCCCACCATGACCAAGGACGTCGCGTTCGCCGAGAGCAAGCGCATGATGACCGGCCAGAAGTGGAACGCCTTCGTGCTCGACCTGTCCTTCATCGGCTGGTGCATCCTGTCCATCTTCACGCTGGGCATCCTGAGCATCTTCTACGTGGCTCCCTACCAGGCGCACACGAACGCGGCCCTGTACGAGAAGCTCCGCTACGGCATGCCCGCACCTGAGAGCGTTGCCGCCGCGCCCCAGCCGGCAGCCGCCGATCCGACCGCTGCCGCTGCCGCGCCGGTGTTCGTTCCCGCAGCTCAGCCTCCGGTGCCTTCCTTCGCAGCTACCGACGCACCGGTGGCAACCCAGGCCGAAAACGGCGAAAGCCCCGTTGCGCCCGACGGTCCGCAAGCGTAA
- a CDS encoding tyrosine-protein phosphatase, producing MPPHRINEPIELVGYADDFENAIAAVQLSLDGGVTWTEYPTDGAVRDVGVSWRFVYTPQQAGVYLMHARTVNGAGELSHVTTSFAFEVVEANASAGQEVPRTSLSPQVAQEAETFGSFHARPIAGGTLENAKLFRSGDLHAAAPEELYALVHELGIRSIYDIRNQFETASRPQPYPIATKTVALEPSTERRRKNASGRLVAGVIGKYGAPEERMIRNYRRFALEYPLIGAALRGIADEGVPALMHCVNGKDRTGVMCATILRAAGFDTDTVMEEYLATNVIHAQDIAAEAEALSAGMTKNELAILMSFLEARPAYLEAFFDEATSAYGTFDAYITQGLRLTPRHRENLARLLGR from the coding sequence ATGCCACCGCATCGCATCAACGAGCCCATCGAGCTGGTGGGCTATGCCGACGATTTCGAAAACGCCATCGCCGCAGTGCAACTGTCTCTGGACGGAGGCGTCACCTGGACCGAGTATCCCACGGACGGCGCTGTGCGCGACGTGGGCGTGAGCTGGCGGTTCGTCTACACGCCGCAGCAGGCGGGGGTGTATCTGATGCATGCCCGCACGGTCAACGGCGCTGGCGAGCTTTCGCACGTGACCACATCCTTCGCTTTCGAGGTGGTCGAAGCAAATGCATCCGCAGGTCAAGAAGTACCTCGGACGAGCCTGTCCCCACAGGTTGCCCAAGAAGCCGAAACCTTCGGGTCGTTCCATGCGCGCCCCATCGCCGGCGGCACGCTCGAAAACGCGAAGCTGTTCCGTTCGGGCGATCTGCACGCAGCGGCCCCCGAAGAGCTCTATGCGCTCGTGCATGAACTGGGCATACGCTCCATTTACGACATCCGGAACCAATTCGAGACGGCAAGCCGGCCCCAGCCCTACCCCATCGCCACCAAGACCGTGGCCTTGGAGCCTTCCACCGAGCGCCGACGCAAGAACGCCTCGGGCCGTTTGGTGGCGGGCGTCATCGGCAAGTACGGCGCTCCCGAAGAGCGCATGATTCGCAACTACCGCCGGTTCGCTTTGGAATACCCCCTGATCGGAGCAGCACTGCGAGGCATCGCCGACGAAGGGGTGCCGGCGCTCATGCACTGCGTGAACGGAAAGGACCGAACCGGAGTCATGTGCGCGACCATCCTACGCGCCGCCGGCTTCGACACGGATACGGTTATGGAGGAATACCTGGCCACCAACGTGATTCACGCACAGGACATCGCCGCCGAGGCCGAAGCGCTCTCGGCAGGCATGACTAAGAACGAACTGGCCATCCTCATGTCGTTTCTCGAAGCGCGGCCCGCCTACCTGGAAGCGTTCTTCGACGAGGCCACTTCGGCCTACGGCACCTTCGACGCCTACATCACGCAAGGACTTCGCCTCACACCGCGCCACCGAGAGAATCTCGCGCGCCTCTTGGGCCGATGA
- a CDS encoding YciI family protein, with protein MHFMILAYDGTDEGALDRRMSVRPQHLENIRKLNEAGHVISAGGLTNAEGKLIGSVLLMDFESREQLDEYLASEPYVTGGAWEDIKVETCNVLFANAIDA; from the coding sequence ATGCACTTCATGATTCTCGCGTACGACGGCACCGACGAAGGCGCCCTGGACCGCCGCATGAGCGTGCGTCCGCAGCACCTGGAGAACATCCGCAAGCTGAACGAGGCCGGCCATGTCATTTCCGCAGGCGGCCTCACGAACGCCGAAGGGAAACTGATCGGGTCGGTGCTGCTCATGGATTTCGAATCGCGCGAACAGCTGGACGAATACCTGGCCAGCGAGCCCTACGTGACCGGCGGCGCCTGGGAAGACATCAAAGTCGAAACCTGCAACGTGCTGTTCGCCAACGCCATCGACGCATAA
- a CDS encoding helix-turn-helix transcriptional regulator — MPFLVLAIAAGLFMAWWTSFHEVACGCMTVRHTLPTPYVYASCYAYPVGCIAGAVVLRNLNRAGFLHASKRALVGLPLIGTVLSALFCAALVLESYAIAAALQAAANTVAVIIFAYLMSSLTALPKHQVMQVLGACGIGFLVFDNAVLPMLMHVQNGVFLTSLAQAALIACCAGCIAYLIRCDESKKTVRAIGIELADGERFAWALQLGAKAEGGADGGSPVKLRARADADAVSDGQSFVRESCFIPWRLAGHVVAYCLIFGMMHVEASSLLGEYYDRSPAYATGTLAALVFFWVVFMHRDSESSIWVKVRNVVFPLTMVGYLLLPQLNTINPYVAVAAINCAMVFYDFIIALAILRISRESYVSVAALVAPAMLLKSIGFLVGSIIAQAQLMVLPYDALQTPYVSVAIFLLLIAATFWVGDDRTAKKIWGMRVEMTPKKFAQEEMRRKCEHAVVSYQLTPRESEVLALLMEGKRPKAISDELVISINTVRLHVKGIYAKMGVHSREELEALIGGISANEGAKN, encoded by the coding sequence GTGCCTTTTCTTGTTTTGGCGATCGCCGCCGGATTGTTCATGGCATGGTGGACGTCGTTCCATGAGGTCGCATGCGGCTGCATGACCGTGCGCCACACATTACCGACGCCTTATGTATATGCAAGCTGCTACGCCTACCCGGTCGGGTGCATCGCCGGCGCGGTGGTGCTTCGCAATTTGAACCGGGCGGGATTTCTCCACGCTTCGAAGAGGGCCCTTGTGGGGCTGCCGCTTATCGGCACCGTGCTGAGCGCGCTCTTCTGCGCGGCCCTTGTGTTGGAATCCTATGCGATTGCTGCAGCCCTTCAAGCCGCTGCGAACACTGTGGCGGTCATCATCTTCGCATATCTCATGTCGTCGCTTACCGCGCTGCCGAAGCATCAGGTGATGCAGGTGCTGGGTGCATGCGGAATCGGGTTTCTCGTTTTCGATAATGCTGTGCTGCCGATGCTTATGCACGTGCAGAACGGCGTGTTCCTGACTTCGTTGGCACAGGCTGCGCTGATTGCTTGTTGTGCAGGTTGCATAGCGTATCTGATCCGTTGCGACGAGTCGAAAAAGACAGTCAGGGCGATCGGTATCGAGCTGGCCGACGGCGAACGTTTCGCATGGGCGTTGCAGCTGGGGGCAAAGGCGGAAGGCGGTGCCGACGGGGGATCGCCGGTGAAGCTGCGTGCCAGGGCGGATGCTGACGCCGTGTCCGATGGGCAATCGTTTGTAAGGGAGAGCTGCTTCATTCCTTGGAGGCTTGCAGGGCATGTTGTGGCGTATTGCCTGATTTTCGGCATGATGCACGTGGAGGCAAGCAGCCTGCTGGGCGAGTACTACGACCGCAGCCCCGCTTACGCAACGGGAACGTTGGCTGCGCTGGTGTTCTTCTGGGTTGTGTTCATGCACAGGGATTCCGAGAGTTCCATCTGGGTGAAGGTCCGAAACGTCGTGTTTCCCCTCACCATGGTGGGTTACCTGTTGCTGCCGCAACTCAACACCATCAATCCGTACGTGGCTGTGGCCGCCATCAACTGCGCCATGGTCTTCTACGATTTCATTATCGCCTTGGCCATCCTGCGGATTTCACGGGAATCGTACGTATCCGTCGCAGCGCTGGTCGCGCCTGCGATGCTGCTGAAGTCGATCGGTTTTCTGGTCGGCAGCATCATCGCTCAGGCCCAGCTCATGGTGCTGCCCTATGATGCGCTGCAGACGCCGTACGTGAGCGTGGCCATATTCCTGCTGCTCATCGCGGCCACGTTCTGGGTCGGCGACGACCGTACCGCCAAGAAGATCTGGGGCATGCGGGTGGAGATGACGCCGAAGAAGTTCGCCCAGGAGGAGATGCGCCGCAAGTGCGAGCACGCCGTCGTGAGCTATCAGCTCACGCCGCGCGAGTCCGAGGTTCTGGCGCTGCTTATGGAGGGCAAACGCCCCAAAGCCATCAGCGACGAGCTTGTCATCAGCATCAACACCGTGCGTCTGCACGTGAAGGGCATCTACGCGAAGATGGGCGTGCATTCCCGCGAGGAGCTGGAGGCCCTAATCGGGGGAATTTCCGCCAACGAAGGCGCGAAGAACTGA